In Curtobacterium sp. L6-1, a genomic segment contains:
- a CDS encoding SRPBCC family protein: MAKNVRIIHCTPEEVFDVLRDGWLYPTWVVGASRMRGEDPGWPAVGTKLHHSFGVWPLVINDTTSVLEYDEPRRMVIQARGWPVGEARVEVEVEPHPRGCRVTLRENPVKGPGTLVPGFIAQPGIWVRNHETARRLGWVAAGRARSH, from the coding sequence ATGGCGAAGAACGTCCGGATCATCCACTGCACGCCCGAGGAGGTCTTCGATGTCCTCCGCGACGGCTGGCTCTACCCGACGTGGGTGGTCGGCGCGTCCCGGATGCGCGGCGAGGACCCCGGCTGGCCCGCGGTCGGCACGAAGCTGCACCACTCGTTCGGCGTCTGGCCGCTCGTGATCAACGACACGACGAGCGTCCTGGAGTACGACGAGCCCCGACGCATGGTGATCCAGGCGCGCGGCTGGCCGGTGGGGGAGGCCCGCGTCGAGGTCGAGGTCGAACCGCACCCCCGCGGCTGCCGTGTCACCCTGCGGGAGAACCCCGTGAAGGGCCCGGGAACGCTCGTTCCGGGCTTCATCGCCCAGCCGGGCATCTGGGTGCGCAACCACGAGACCGCCCGGCGGCTCGGCTGGGTCGCGGCGGGGCGGGCGCGCAGCCACTGA
- a CDS encoding ABC transporter ATP-binding protein, with amino-acid sequence MSSTDSPTTAPDTDVTGRSILLDQVTKRYPGQAKPAVDGITLEIPAGKIVMLVGPSGCGKTTTLKMINRLIEPTEGRIVVGDDDVTKIDGDELRRRMGYVIQAGGLFPHMTVAANIAVVPKMLGWSKDRIAARVDELLELVSLDPDTYRDRYPRELSGGQQQRVGVARALAADPPVLLMDEPFGAVDPITRQRLQDELIRIQAELHKTIVIVTHDFDEAVKLGDWIVVFSEGAHIVQYDSPERILAEPANEFVENFIGSGAGLKQLTLTRVREVGLAEAVTCSPGEQTAAVLQRMREAGGHGHAVVVDRRQRPIGWPSRRQLERLDKVPEGIAADLPVVTEASTLNDALDTMLVSSAGAALVTGGRDAFRGVITVETVMDAITRTRAAAAEDQAYTPVGTNTNPIGTVSSAERGDLGDEPTGSAADSLATDVDTAADGRGDR; translated from the coding sequence GTGTCCAGCACTGACTCCCCGACCACCGCGCCCGACACCGACGTGACCGGCCGGAGCATCCTGCTCGACCAGGTCACCAAGCGGTACCCGGGCCAGGCGAAGCCCGCGGTCGACGGCATCACGCTCGAGATCCCGGCCGGCAAGATCGTCATGCTCGTCGGCCCGTCCGGCTGCGGCAAGACCACCACGCTCAAGATGATCAACCGCCTCATCGAGCCCACCGAGGGCCGCATCGTGGTGGGCGACGACGACGTGACGAAGATCGACGGTGACGAGCTGCGCCGCCGGATGGGCTACGTCATCCAGGCGGGCGGCCTGTTCCCGCACATGACCGTCGCGGCGAACATCGCGGTCGTGCCGAAGATGCTCGGCTGGTCGAAGGACAGGATCGCGGCCCGCGTCGACGAACTGCTCGAGCTCGTGTCGCTCGACCCGGACACCTACCGCGACCGCTACCCCCGCGAGCTCTCCGGTGGACAGCAGCAGCGCGTCGGGGTGGCCCGCGCCCTCGCCGCCGACCCGCCCGTGCTCCTGATGGACGAGCCGTTCGGCGCCGTCGACCCCATCACCCGCCAGCGCCTGCAGGACGAGCTCATCCGCATCCAGGCCGAGCTGCACAAGACGATCGTCATCGTCACCCACGACTTCGACGAGGCCGTGAAGCTCGGCGACTGGATCGTCGTGTTCTCGGAGGGTGCGCACATCGTGCAGTACGACTCCCCGGAGCGGATCCTGGCCGAGCCCGCGAACGAGTTCGTCGAGAACTTCATCGGCTCGGGTGCCGGGCTGAAGCAGCTGACGCTCACCCGCGTCCGCGAGGTCGGTCTCGCCGAGGCCGTGACCTGCTCGCCGGGTGAGCAGACCGCCGCCGTGCTCCAGCGGATGCGCGAGGCCGGCGGCCACGGGCACGCCGTCGTCGTCGACCGTCGGCAGCGCCCGATCGGCTGGCCGTCGCGCCGTCAGCTCGAGCGCCTCGACAAGGTGCCGGAGGGCATCGCGGCGGACCTGCCCGTCGTGACCGAGGCCTCGACGCTCAACGACGCCCTCGACACCATGCTCGTCTCGAGTGCCGGCGCCGCGCTCGTCACCGGGGGCCGGGACGCGTTCCGGGGCGTCATCACGGTCGAGACCGTCATGGACGCCATCACCCGTACCCGCGCCGCCGCCGCCGAGGACCAGGCCTACACCCCGGTCGGGACGAACACGAACCCGATCGGCACCGTGTCGAGCGCCGAACGCGGTGACCTCGGCGACGAGCCGACCGGTTCCGCCGCCGACTCGCTCGCCACGGACGTGGACACCGCGGCCGACGGTCGGGGTGACCGGTGA
- a CDS encoding ROK family transcriptional regulator, giving the protein MVAAVKRHGGLTQVELAGVTGLSPATVSNIVKELVATGALHATPSTSSGRRALRVTLPHGLGLVAGVHVSPRHLRLALSDLNGTVLAERHMPLARDHRADAELDRTALLVMDMAESVESSMDEVLAVGLAVSAPIDRRSGMTARGGILRGWDGIPIGASLERRVGKPVQVDNAANLSALAEHRSGAARGRSTAITIDAGHGIGAGLVLDGRLFRGHHGVAGEFGHTPVLPHGPVCRCGNRGCLEAVAGAPAVLESIRDEVGTLKTTDLILRAMSGDAVCIRAIADAGRAIGTAAVGLCNVLDPERIVVTGEFARAGELLLGPMRHALESMTVVDADGTPDVVQGQLGEKAAVTGALAIAIEAVDVTSPR; this is encoded by the coding sequence GTGGTCGCAGCCGTGAAGCGCCACGGCGGGCTGACGCAGGTCGAGCTGGCGGGCGTCACCGGCCTCAGCCCGGCCACGGTGTCGAACATCGTCAAGGAACTCGTCGCGACCGGCGCCCTGCACGCCACCCCGAGCACGTCGAGCGGACGTCGGGCGCTCCGCGTGACGTTGCCCCACGGCCTCGGGTTGGTCGCCGGCGTGCACGTCTCGCCCCGGCACCTGCGCCTGGCGCTGTCCGACCTCAACGGCACGGTGCTCGCCGAACGGCACATGCCGCTCGCCCGGGACCACCGGGCCGACGCCGAGCTCGACCGGACGGCGCTGCTCGTGATGGACATGGCGGAGTCGGTCGAGTCGTCGATGGACGAGGTGCTGGCCGTCGGGTTGGCGGTCTCAGCACCGATCGACCGGAGGTCCGGCATGACGGCCCGCGGCGGGATCCTGCGCGGGTGGGACGGGATCCCGATCGGCGCCTCGCTCGAGCGCCGGGTGGGCAAGCCGGTCCAGGTCGACAACGCCGCGAACCTGTCCGCCCTGGCGGAGCACCGCAGCGGCGCCGCGCGTGGTCGGAGCACGGCCATCACGATCGACGCGGGGCACGGCATCGGCGCCGGTCTCGTGCTCGACGGCAGGCTCTTCCGCGGGCACCACGGCGTCGCCGGCGAGTTCGGGCACACCCCGGTCCTGCCGCACGGGCCGGTGTGCCGGTGCGGGAACCGCGGCTGCCTGGAGGCCGTGGCCGGTGCCCCCGCGGTGCTCGAGTCGATCCGCGACGAGGTGGGGACGCTCAAGACGACCGACCTGATCCTCCGCGCGATGTCCGGGGACGCGGTCTGCATCCGGGCGATCGCGGACGCGGGGCGTGCGATCGGGACGGCCGCCGTCGGGTTGTGCAACGTGCTCGACCCGGAGCGGATCGTCGTGACCGGGGAGTTCGCGCGGGCGGGGGAGCTGCTGCTCGGGCCGATGCGGCACGCGCTCGAGTCGATGACGGTCGTCGACGCCGACGGGACGCCGGACGTCGTGCAGGGGCAGCTCGGCGAGAAGGCAGCCGTGACGGGGGCACTGGCGATCGCGATCGAGGCGGTGGACGTCACCAGCCCGCGCTGA
- a CDS encoding sugar ABC transporter permease produces the protein MSKTDETLTASTPTASAADLQDERLLRDQGLGGAAKAFVRRVRGGDIGSLPVVVGLVVIWAVFQALSPDFLSPGNLVNLALQCAAVGTIAIGIVLVLLLGEIDLSVGSVSGLSAAILGQGLTSLGWPLWLVLVVALAVGAAAGLLYGLLFTRFGVPSFVITLAGLLGFLGLQLLILGPNGSINLPYDSPIVQFASASYLPPWLAYLLAAVAAGGLFVTEVRRAGRRRRAGLSTGAMSLTVVKSVALFVGLGVMVWYLSRDFGTGTSFVFFVVLVVLMNFVLKRTRWGRSVFAVGGNVEAARRSGIRVNRIYISVFMLTSLFATIGGILAAARLNSASLSSGAGDTNLNAIAAAVIGGTSLFGGRGSAWSALLGIIVIQSISNGLTLLSLDSSIRYMITGAVLLLAVIIDSLSRRSRASHGAA, from the coding sequence ATGAGCAAGACCGACGAGACGCTCACCGCGTCGACCCCGACCGCGTCGGCCGCCGACCTGCAGGACGAGCGACTGCTCCGCGACCAGGGACTCGGTGGTGCCGCGAAGGCGTTCGTCCGACGCGTCCGCGGCGGTGACATCGGCTCGCTGCCGGTGGTCGTCGGGCTCGTCGTCATCTGGGCGGTGTTCCAGGCGCTGTCGCCCGACTTCCTGTCCCCGGGCAACCTCGTCAACCTCGCCCTGCAGTGCGCGGCGGTCGGCACCATCGCGATCGGCATCGTGCTCGTCCTGCTCCTCGGCGAGATCGACCTGTCCGTCGGCAGCGTGAGCGGCCTCTCCGCGGCGATCCTCGGGCAGGGCCTGACCTCGCTCGGCTGGCCGCTGTGGCTCGTCCTCGTCGTCGCCCTCGCGGTGGGAGCGGCGGCGGGTCTGCTCTACGGCCTGCTCTTCACCCGCTTCGGCGTCCCGAGCTTCGTCATCACCCTCGCGGGCCTGCTCGGCTTCCTCGGCCTGCAGCTGCTCATCCTCGGCCCGAACGGCTCGATCAACCTGCCGTACGACTCGCCGATCGTGCAGTTCGCCTCGGCGTCGTACCTGCCGCCGTGGCTCGCGTACCTGCTGGCCGCCGTCGCCGCCGGGGGGCTCTTCGTCACCGAGGTCCGCCGGGCCGGCCGTCGTCGCCGCGCCGGGCTCTCCACCGGGGCGATGTCCCTCACCGTGGTGAAGTCGGTCGCCCTCTTCGTCGGGCTGGGCGTCATGGTCTGGTACCTCTCCCGCGACTTCGGCACCGGCACCTCGTTCGTGTTCTTCGTCGTGCTCGTCGTGCTCATGAACTTCGTGCTCAAGCGCACCCGGTGGGGCCGCTCGGTCTTCGCGGTCGGCGGCAACGTCGAGGCGGCCCGACGCTCGGGCATCCGGGTGAACCGCATCTACATCTCGGTGTTCATGCTCACCTCGTTGTTCGCGACAATCGGCGGCATCCTGGCCGCGGCGCGCCTCAACTCGGCGAGCCTGTCCTCCGGTGCCGGCGACACGAACCTCAACGCCATCGCCGCCGCGGTGATCGGCGGGACGAGCCTGTTCGGTGGACGCGGCAGCGCGTGGTCGGCGCTCCTCGGCATCATCGTCATCCAGTCGATCTCGAACGGGTTGACGCTGCTCAGCCTCGACTCCTCGATCCGCTACATGATCACCGGCGCGGTCCTCCTGCTCGCGGTCATCATCGACTCCCTGTCGCGCCGCAGCCGCGCCAGCCACGGCGCCGCCTGA
- a CDS encoding ABC transporter permease encodes MSDVVAASPATGQRTSWRGLVVQPVVILVVLGAFALWLANAELTDSERSTLNPSGLLDLTWQHLMLTVVSTVIVLVIAIPLGVALTRGPLRKASGTILAVANFGQAAPAVGLIVLLAFWLGFTFWAAVVALVLYAILPVLRNTIIGIESVDARLVEAGRGMGMSAAAVLLKVELPLAVPVMLAGIRTALVLLVGSAALATFIGAGGLGLLITTGVNLFLPKVLVSGALLIALLALSIDWLGRIVETFARPKGLR; translated from the coding sequence GTGAGCGACGTCGTCGCCGCGTCGCCCGCGACCGGGCAGCGGACCAGCTGGCGCGGGCTCGTCGTCCAGCCGGTCGTCATCCTCGTGGTGCTCGGCGCGTTCGCCCTCTGGCTGGCGAACGCCGAACTGACCGACTCGGAACGCTCGACCCTCAACCCGTCCGGGCTGCTCGACCTCACCTGGCAGCACCTCATGCTGACCGTCGTGTCGACCGTCATCGTGCTCGTCATCGCCATCCCGCTCGGTGTCGCGCTCACCCGCGGTCCGCTCCGGAAGGCGAGCGGCACGATCCTGGCCGTCGCGAACTTCGGGCAGGCGGCACCGGCGGTCGGCCTCATCGTGCTCCTGGCCTTCTGGCTCGGGTTCACGTTCTGGGCAGCGGTCGTCGCGCTCGTGCTCTACGCGATCCTGCCGGTGCTGCGGAACACGATCATCGGCATCGAGAGCGTCGACGCCCGGCTCGTCGAGGCCGGTCGGGGCATGGGCATGAGCGCCGCCGCGGTGCTGCTCAAGGTCGAACTGCCCCTGGCCGTACCCGTCATGCTCGCCGGCATCCGCACCGCGCTCGTGCTCCTGGTCGGGTCGGCCGCCCTCGCCACGTTCATCGGTGCCGGTGGCCTCGGGCTGCTCATCACCACGGGCGTGAACCTGTTCCTGCCGAAGGTGCTCGTCTCCGGCGCACTCCTCATCGCCCTGCTCGCCCTGTCCATCGACTGGCTCGGCCGCATCGTCGAGACGTTCGCCCGACCGAAGGGACTTCGATGA
- a CDS encoding glycine betaine ABC transporter substrate-binding protein, with translation MTRRPTTRTSPTTRTSATARPSPTARTRTRRALTATVLAGVTTSLLAGCGLQPAAAFVPAAAPGSIEHVEGLPEDAPLTVTAKNFTEQLVLGKIAVLAASAAGFDVTDETNVPGSVAVRQLMTSHDADMTYEYTGTAWLTFMGHKEGIPDKTEQWQAVKDEDAGNGLTWLKPAPMNNTYAFAVRKEAVGELGDITKLSQIADLPVEDRTFCVESEFNSRPDGFKPMLEQYGLTLGGSGDGGIPKGNVDILDTGTVYTATDRGTCNFGEVFTTDGRIKSLGLSVLEDDRGFFPAYNVAPVLSTATLERYPQLEGVFDQISPKLTDAVLQELNRQVDVEGREPADVAFEWMVKEGFITKP, from the coding sequence ATGACCCGCCGCCCGACCACCCGGACCAGCCCGACCACCCGGACCAGCGCGACCGCCCGGCCCAGCCCGACCGCCCGGACCCGGACCCGCCGTGCACTGACCGCCACCGTCCTGGCGGGCGTGACCACGAGCCTCCTGGCCGGGTGCGGCCTGCAGCCGGCGGCCGCCTTCGTGCCGGCCGCCGCGCCCGGTTCGATCGAGCACGTCGAGGGCCTGCCCGAGGACGCGCCCCTGACCGTCACCGCGAAGAACTTCACCGAGCAGCTCGTGCTCGGCAAGATCGCGGTGCTCGCCGCCTCCGCCGCGGGCTTCGACGTCACCGACGAGACGAACGTGCCCGGCTCGGTGGCCGTGCGGCAGCTGATGACCTCGCACGACGCCGACATGACGTACGAGTACACCGGCACCGCCTGGCTGACCTTCATGGGCCACAAGGAGGGCATCCCGGACAAGACCGAGCAGTGGCAGGCGGTCAAGGACGAGGACGCCGGCAACGGGCTCACCTGGCTGAAGCCGGCGCCGATGAACAACACGTACGCCTTCGCGGTGCGGAAGGAGGCGGTCGGGGAGCTCGGCGACATCACGAAGCTCTCGCAGATCGCCGACCTGCCCGTCGAGGACCGCACGTTCTGCGTCGAGTCCGAGTTCAACTCCCGCCCGGACGGCTTCAAGCCGATGCTCGAGCAGTACGGGCTGACGCTCGGCGGCTCCGGCGACGGCGGGATCCCGAAGGGCAACGTCGACATCCTCGACACCGGCACGGTCTACACGGCGACCGACCGGGGGACGTGCAACTTCGGTGAGGTCTTCACCACCGACGGGCGCATCAAGTCGCTCGGACTCAGCGTGCTCGAGGACGACCGCGGGTTCTTCCCCGCGTACAACGTCGCTCCGGTGCTGTCGACGGCGACGCTCGAGCGGTACCCGCAGCTCGAGGGCGTGTTCGACCAGATCTCGCCGAAGCTCACCGACGCGGTGCTGCAGGAGCTCAACCGGCAGGTCGACGTCGAGGGGCGCGAGCCGGCCGACGTGGCCTTCGAGTGGATGGTGAAGGAGGGCTTCATCACGAAGCCCTGA
- a CDS encoding phytoene desaturase family protein, protein MVDAVVVGAGPNGLAAAVTLARAGLSVEVVERNDTIGGGARTSELTLPGYLHDVCSAVHPMALQSEFFRAFGMEQRIELRLPEVQYGHPLDRGRAGIAYQDLERTVEGLGVDGPAYRQLMAPLVRNADRVSDFATDALLHVPRHPVTVARFGLRALEQGSRAWNLRFREDVAPGMISGVAAHSIQHMPSLATAAAALSLGVYAHARGWPVPIGGSQAIVDALAADLVAHGGTIETGREVRSLGDLTPAKAVLFDTSVPAMLRIAGSQLPAPKRGALRRFRFGNAAAKVDFALSEPIPWANADLRRAGTVHIGGTRAEIAEAEAQVARGQDPERPYVLGSEPTVVDPSRAPEGGHVFWAYAHVPADSTVDHQESVIRQIERFAPGFRDTIVATNSRTAVDMEQYNPNYSGGDIAAGAASFWQLVKRPVLSSDPWRMGGGMYLCSQSAAPGPGVHGMAGWHAAKSALRHTYGLPVDVDLAPRS, encoded by the coding sequence ATGGTTGATGCGGTGGTCGTCGGAGCAGGACCGAACGGGTTGGCCGCGGCGGTCACCCTCGCCCGGGCGGGGTTGAGCGTCGAGGTCGTCGAACGGAACGACACCATCGGCGGTGGTGCCCGCACGTCCGAGCTCACGCTGCCGGGGTACCTGCACGACGTCTGCTCCGCCGTGCACCCGATGGCGCTGCAGTCCGAGTTCTTCCGGGCCTTCGGCATGGAGCAGCGCATCGAGCTCCGTCTGCCCGAGGTGCAGTACGGCCACCCGCTCGACCGCGGCCGCGCGGGCATCGCGTACCAGGACCTGGAGCGCACGGTCGAGGGGCTCGGCGTCGACGGCCCGGCCTACCGGCAGCTCATGGCGCCGCTCGTCCGCAACGCCGACCGCGTGTCCGACTTCGCCACCGACGCCCTGCTGCACGTGCCGCGGCACCCCGTCACCGTCGCCCGCTTCGGCCTGCGCGCCCTCGAGCAGGGCTCCCGCGCGTGGAACCTCCGCTTCCGCGAGGACGTCGCCCCGGGCATGATCAGCGGCGTCGCGGCGCACTCGATCCAGCACATGCCCTCGCTCGCCACCGCGGCGGCCGCACTCTCGCTCGGGGTCTACGCCCACGCCCGGGGCTGGCCGGTGCCGATCGGCGGCAGCCAGGCGATCGTCGACGCGCTCGCCGCCGACCTCGTCGCGCACGGCGGGACGATCGAGACGGGGCGCGAGGTCCGTTCCCTCGGCGACCTCACCCCGGCCAAGGCCGTGCTCTTCGACACGAGCGTCCCCGCGATGCTCCGGATCGCCGGCAGCCAGCTGCCCGCCCCGAAGCGCGGGGCCCTGCGTCGCTTCCGGTTCGGCAACGCGGCGGCCAAGGTCGACTTCGCCCTGTCCGAGCCGATCCCGTGGGCGAACGCGGACCTGCGTCGCGCCGGCACGGTGCACATCGGCGGCACCCGGGCCGAGATCGCCGAGGCCGAGGCACAGGTCGCCCGTGGGCAGGACCCCGAGCGGCCGTACGTGCTCGGTTCCGAGCCGACCGTCGTCGACCCGAGCCGCGCACCCGAGGGCGGTCACGTCTTCTGGGCCTACGCCCACGTCCCCGCCGACTCGACGGTCGACCACCAGGAGTCCGTCATCCGGCAGATCGAACGGTTCGCGCCGGGCTTCCGCGACACCATCGTCGCGACGAACAGCCGGACCGCGGTCGACATGGAGCAGTACAACCCGAACTACTCCGGTGGCGACATCGCCGCGGGGGCCGCGAGTTTCTGGCAGCTGGTCAAGCGTCCGGTGCTCTCGAGCGACCCGTGGCGCATGGGCGGCGGCATGTACCTCTGTTCACAATCCGCGGCTCCCGGGCCCGGCGTGCACGGCATGGCAGGCTGGCACGCGGCGAAGAGCGCCCTCCGGCACACGTACGGGCTGCCGGTGGACGTCGACCTGGCACCGAGGAGCTGA
- a CDS encoding sugar ABC transporter substrate-binding protein, which translates to MKKATTRAMLGVGALLLAITTLAGCSNGADAGTGGGGTGGGDASKAKIGLLLPDSVTARYASADRPLFTAEVKKQCSGCSVIYANADGDASKQLQQAQSMLTQGVKVLVLDPFDGEAAASIVQQAKAKKVPVISYDRLINSPDLSYYISFDNEKVGELQGKALVDALKEKKVPEGSGIIMVNGSPTDNNASQFKKGAHSAIDGSGYEVLAEYDTPGWDPAKAQDWAAGQISKLGADKITGVYAANDDTGGGVIAALKSAGVKELPPVTGQDASLAGIQRILSGEQYMTVYKAFKPEASKAADLAIQFAKGETPKGDATTKTAGGASVPSTLLDPVAVTTDNVQDTVIKDGLYTVDQVCTSQYAKACTAAGIQ; encoded by the coding sequence ATGAAGAAAGCCACCACACGAGCGATGCTGGGCGTCGGCGCCCTGCTGCTCGCGATCACGACCCTGGCGGGCTGCTCGAACGGAGCCGACGCCGGCACCGGGGGCGGCGGCACCGGCGGGGGAGACGCGTCGAAGGCCAAGATCGGCCTGCTCCTGCCCGACTCCGTCACCGCCCGCTACGCCAGCGCCGACCGTCCGCTCTTCACCGCCGAGGTGAAGAAGCAGTGCAGCGGCTGCTCCGTCATCTACGCGAACGCCGACGGCGACGCGTCGAAGCAGCTGCAGCAGGCCCAGTCGATGCTCACGCAGGGCGTCAAGGTCCTGGTCCTCGACCCGTTCGACGGTGAGGCAGCGGCCTCGATCGTGCAGCAGGCCAAGGCCAAGAAGGTCCCCGTCATCTCGTACGACCGCCTCATCAACAGCCCCGACCTGAGCTACTACATCTCGTTCGACAACGAGAAGGTGGGCGAGCTGCAGGGCAAGGCGCTCGTCGACGCCCTCAAGGAGAAGAAGGTCCCCGAGGGCTCGGGGATCATCATGGTGAACGGCTCGCCGACGGACAACAACGCCTCGCAGTTCAAGAAGGGCGCCCACTCGGCCATCGACGGCAGCGGGTACGAGGTGCTCGCCGAGTACGACACCCCCGGATGGGACCCCGCCAAGGCGCAGGACTGGGCAGCCGGTCAGATCAGCAAGCTCGGTGCGGACAAGATCACGGGCGTCTACGCGGCGAACGACGACACCGGCGGTGGTGTCATCGCGGCCCTCAAGTCGGCCGGCGTCAAGGAGCTCCCGCCCGTCACCGGCCAGGACGCGTCCCTCGCGGGCATCCAGCGCATCCTCTCGGGCGAGCAGTACATGACCGTCTACAAGGCGTTCAAGCCCGAGGCGTCGAAGGCGGCCGACCTGGCCATCCAGTTCGCCAAGGGTGAGACGCCGAAGGGCGACGCCACCACGAAGACCGCGGGCGGCGCCAGCGTGCCGTCGACGCTCCTCGACCCGGTGGCCGTCACGACGGACAACGTGCAGGACACCGTCATCAAGGACGGGCTCTACACGGTCGACCAGGTGTGCACCTCGCAGTACGCGAAGGCCTGCACGGCCGCCGGCATCCAGTAG
- a CDS encoding ABC transporter permease translates to MFQYIAERWDQIWFSSWQHFSLVVQCVVLATVIAVVLAALVYRIPGLRSAANEVSTIGLTLPSFAVIGLLLVPLGFGVVPSVVTVTFFAALPILRNAVVGLNEIPPAVVESARGIGMSRFRTLVQVELPMAWPIILTGVRVSAQMVMGVAAVAAYALGPGLGSFIFSGLSRLGGANSLNSVVVGTVGVVLLALVLDLLLLGLGRLTTSRGIRVQH, encoded by the coding sequence GTGTTCCAGTACATCGCCGAGCGATGGGACCAGATCTGGTTCTCGTCCTGGCAGCACTTCTCACTGGTGGTCCAGTGCGTGGTGCTCGCGACCGTCATCGCCGTGGTGCTCGCGGCCCTCGTCTACCGGATCCCCGGTCTGCGATCCGCCGCGAACGAGGTCTCGACCATCGGGTTGACGCTGCCGTCGTTCGCCGTCATCGGTCTGCTGCTCGTGCCGCTCGGGTTCGGCGTCGTGCCGTCCGTCGTCACGGTGACCTTCTTCGCCGCCCTGCCGATCCTGCGCAACGCGGTCGTCGGGCTCAACGAGATCCCGCCCGCGGTCGTCGAGTCGGCCCGCGGCATCGGGATGAGCCGCTTCCGCACCCTGGTGCAGGTCGAGCTGCCGATGGCCTGGCCGATCATCCTCACCGGCGTGCGGGTCTCCGCGCAGATGGTGATGGGCGTCGCCGCGGTCGCCGCGTACGCACTCGGCCCCGGACTCGGCAGCTTCATCTTCTCCGGGCTGTCCCGCCTCGGTGGCGCGAACTCGCTCAACTCCGTCGTCGTCGGGACCGTGGGCGTCGTGCTGCTCGCCCTGGTCCTCGACCTCCTGCTCCTCGGCCTCGGCCGCCTGACCACCTCGAGAGGTATCCGTGTCCAGCACTGA
- a CDS encoding ATP-binding cassette domain-containing protein, with amino-acid sequence MTLRGIDKRFGAVQALSDIDFDVYPGEVVAIVGDNGAGKSTFVKILAGVYTPDGGTITFNGEEVTVPNPAAAQQLGIATVFQDLALADNLDVVSNLYLGREIAHPFLDEEEMERRSWELLQQLAARIPSVRIPIASLSGGQRQTVAIARSLIGDPQVVILDEPTAALGVAQTAEVLNLVERLRERGLGVVLISHNLADVQAVADRVAVLRLGRNNGTFRIDDVSYEEIIAAITGATDNAVTRRAAARTEQETTA; translated from the coding sequence ATGACCCTCCGCGGCATCGACAAGCGGTTCGGCGCCGTCCAGGCCCTCAGCGACATCGACTTCGACGTGTACCCGGGCGAGGTCGTCGCGATCGTCGGCGACAACGGCGCCGGCAAGTCGACGTTCGTGAAGATCCTCGCCGGCGTCTACACACCCGACGGCGGCACGATCACCTTCAACGGCGAGGAGGTCACCGTCCCGAACCCGGCGGCGGCCCAGCAGCTCGGGATCGCGACGGTGTTCCAGGACCTCGCGCTCGCCGACAACCTCGACGTCGTGTCCAACCTGTACCTCGGGCGCGAGATCGCCCACCCCTTCCTCGACGAGGAGGAGATGGAACGCCGCTCGTGGGAACTCCTGCAGCAGCTCGCGGCCCGGATCCCCTCGGTGCGCATCCCGATCGCGTCGCTCTCCGGCGGACAGCGCCAAACGGTCGCCATCGCACGCTCCCTCATCGGCGACCCGCAGGTCGTCATCCTCGACGAACCGACCGCAGCCCTCGGCGTCGCGCAGACCGCCGAGGTGCTCAACCTCGTCGAGCGCCTGCGGGAGCGCGGGCTCGGCGTCGTCCTCATCAGCCACAACCTCGCCGACGTGCAGGCCGTCGCCGACCGGGTCGCGGTGCTGCGGCTCGGTCGGAACAACGGCACCTTCCGCATCGACGACGTCTCCTACGAGGAGATCATCGCGGCCATCACCGGCGCGACCGACAACGCCGTCACCCGCCGTGCGGCGGCCCGGACCGAGCAGGAGACCACCGCATGA